The following proteins are co-located in the Desulfatitalea tepidiphila genome:
- a CDS encoding DRTGG domain-containing protein, with protein sequence MKISELQDILKARILVGEDQMDRVIMGGGAADLMDDVLAAAAKDCVLLTGVTTPQVIQTARIAQVCAVVIVRKKKPAQEVIDLARTYNIPLMLTDYSLFVACGRLYINGIRGLDGSW encoded by the coding sequence ATGAAAATCAGCGAACTTCAAGACATTCTCAAAGCCAGGATCCTGGTCGGTGAGGACCAGATGGATCGCGTCATCATGGGCGGCGGCGCGGCGGATCTGATGGATGATGTGCTAGCGGCGGCAGCCAAGGATTGTGTCCTGCTCACAGGCGTCACCACGCCCCAGGTCATCCAGACCGCCCGAATCGCTCAGGTCTGTGCCGTCGTCATCGTGCGCAAAAAAAAGCCCGCCCAGGAAGTCATCGATCTGGCCCGCACGTACAACATCCCCCTGATGTTGACCGACTACTCCCTGTTCGTGGCCTGTGGCCGACTTTATATAAATGGCATCAGAGGATTGGACGGATCGTGGTAA
- the nuoF gene encoding NADH-quinone oxidoreductase subunit NuoF — translation MPKFTLDDLQSIKAAHADRMAFSDKTYLLICGGTGCHATGSIKVKEALLDELAAKQLQDKVEVVETGCNGFCAMGPIMVVHPGDIFYQKIAAEDIPTIIQEHLIGGKPVEKLLYKDPTTKKHIEAQTEIPFFAHQMPRALRNKGLIDPESIVDYIARDGYLGAARALKEMTPEDIVEEVKRSGMRGRGGAGFPTGLKWDFARKSPGEIKYVLCNADEGDPGAFMDRSILEADPHSVLEGMIIAAKAINAHKGYIYARTEYPLAIKRLQIAISQAKERGLLGEDILGAGFDFDIDIYQGAGAFVCGEETALMRSIEGRRGMPRPRPPFPAHKGLWEKPTILNNVETLCNIPQIILKGGDWYASVGTERSKGTKVFALSGDVNNIGLVEVPMGTTLRKLIFDIGGGIPKNRKFKAVQLGGPSGGCIPANLLDTPVDYEEIAKVGAIMGSGGVIVMDEKTCMVDMARFFMEFIQEESCGKCTPCREGTRRLLELLKKITEGRGEPEDIDTMEELCGVIRETALCGLGQTGPNPVLSTLRYFRDEYEAHIYERRCPAKRCVALLKFEIDPELCTRCGLCARSCPVEAIVWEKKQVARIDKEKCIKCLTCYDKCKFGAIM, via the coding sequence ATGCCGAAATTCACCTTGGACGATCTTCAATCGATCAAAGCCGCACATGCAGACCGGATGGCCTTCTCGGATAAAACCTACCTGCTGATTTGCGGCGGCACGGGATGCCACGCCACCGGCAGCATTAAGGTCAAAGAGGCATTGCTCGACGAACTGGCCGCCAAGCAACTTCAGGACAAGGTCGAGGTCGTAGAGACCGGATGCAATGGATTCTGCGCCATGGGCCCCATCATGGTGGTTCACCCGGGCGACATCTTCTACCAGAAAATCGCCGCCGAGGACATCCCCACCATCATTCAGGAACACCTCATCGGCGGGAAGCCGGTGGAAAAGCTGCTTTATAAGGACCCGACCACCAAAAAGCACATCGAGGCCCAGACCGAAATTCCCTTTTTCGCCCATCAGATGCCCCGGGCATTGCGCAACAAAGGGCTGATCGATCCCGAATCCATCGTCGACTACATCGCCCGGGACGGTTACCTGGGAGCGGCGCGTGCGCTGAAGGAGATGACACCCGAGGATATCGTCGAGGAGGTCAAACGGTCCGGCATGCGCGGCCGCGGGGGCGCCGGTTTTCCCACTGGACTCAAATGGGACTTCGCCCGCAAGAGTCCGGGTGAGATCAAATACGTTCTGTGCAATGCCGACGAAGGGGACCCGGGTGCATTCATGGATCGCAGCATCCTGGAGGCCGATCCCCACTCGGTACTGGAAGGCATGATCATCGCCGCCAAGGCGATCAACGCCCATAAGGGGTATATCTACGCGCGCACCGAATATCCGCTGGCCATCAAGCGGCTGCAGATCGCCATCTCCCAGGCCAAAGAGCGGGGGTTGCTGGGCGAAGACATCCTGGGCGCCGGGTTCGACTTCGACATCGACATTTACCAGGGCGCCGGGGCTTTCGTCTGCGGTGAGGAGACGGCCTTGATGCGTTCCATCGAGGGACGTCGCGGCATGCCGCGGCCGCGACCGCCGTTCCCGGCTCACAAGGGCCTCTGGGAAAAGCCCACGATCCTCAACAACGTAGAGACCCTCTGCAACATCCCCCAGATCATTCTGAAGGGGGGAGACTGGTACGCGTCGGTGGGGACCGAAAGGAGCAAGGGAACAAAGGTTTTTGCCCTGTCCGGAGATGTCAACAACATCGGCCTGGTGGAAGTTCCCATGGGCACCACCCTGCGCAAACTGATTTTCGATATCGGCGGCGGTATCCCCAAGAATCGTAAATTCAAGGCCGTACAACTCGGCGGCCCTTCCGGCGGCTGTATCCCTGCGAATCTTCTCGATACGCCGGTGGACTACGAGGAGATCGCCAAGGTCGGCGCCATCATGGGATCCGGCGGCGTCATCGTCATGGACGAAAAAACCTGCATGGTCGATATGGCGCGCTTTTTCATGGAATTTATCCAGGAAGAATCCTGCGGCAAATGCACCCCCTGCCGGGAAGGGACACGCCGACTGCTCGAATTGCTGAAAAAGATCACCGAGGGGAGGGGTGAGCCCGAAGATATCGACACCATGGAGGAGCTTTGCGGGGTCATCCGTGAAACCGCCTTGTGCGGATTGGGCCAGACCGGCCCCAATCCGGTCCTCTCCACCTTGCGATATTTCCGCGACGAATACGAGGCCCACATTTATGAGCGCCGCTGTCCGGCCAAGCGATGCGTCGCTTTGCTCAAATTCGAAATCGATCCCGAACTGTGCACCCGCTGTGGCCTGTGTGCCCGCTCCTGCCCTGTTGAAGCCATCGTTTGGGAGAAAAAGCAGGTCGCTCGCATCGACAAAGAAAAATGTATCAAGTGCCTGACCTGCTATGATAAATGTAAGTTTGGCGCCATCATGTAG
- a CDS encoding purine-nucleoside phosphorylase: MNTTAPYGLKEVNEAVAALRGRMVSAPLTAILAGTGLGDMVDACEVNARIAYGEIPHFPASTVESHAGYLVFGALNGQPVAILQGRCHLYEGYGPRTVTFPIRVLHSLGVKNLVITNASGGLNPEFAAGDIMVIADHINLTGENPLVGPNEEAWGGRFPDMTAAYDPALRQWALEERDRKAGRLREGVYVGLKGPSLETPAEMRFLRTIGADAVGFSTVMECIAAVHGGMRVLGLSTITNTCRPDEPAPAQLEEIIAVARDAAPRLAAIIAAVIGRLSEADPDAGR, translated from the coding sequence ATGAATACAACAGCACCATACGGTTTGAAAGAGGTCAACGAGGCCGTCGCAGCCTTAAGGGGGCGAATGGTTTCAGCGCCTTTGACCGCCATTCTAGCCGGTACCGGTCTGGGCGATATGGTCGACGCCTGCGAGGTGAACGCGCGCATCGCGTATGGAGAGATTCCCCATTTTCCTGCCTCGACGGTGGAATCCCATGCCGGCTACCTAGTTTTCGGTGCACTGAACGGGCAGCCGGTGGCCATTCTTCAGGGGAGATGTCACCTTTACGAGGGATATGGACCACGGACCGTCACCTTCCCCATCCGGGTGTTGCACTCCCTTGGCGTTAAAAACTTAGTGATTACAAATGCTTCCGGTGGACTGAACCCTGAATTCGCCGCAGGCGACATCATGGTCATCGCCGACCATATCAATCTGACCGGCGAAAACCCTCTGGTCGGGCCGAATGAAGAGGCGTGGGGCGGGCGATTTCCTGACATGACGGCCGCCTATGACCCCGCCTTGCGCCAATGGGCCCTGGAAGAGAGGGATCGGAAAGCCGGCCGATTGCGGGAAGGCGTCTATGTCGGTTTAAAGGGGCCTTCGCTCGAAACCCCCGCGGAGATGCGTTTCCTCAGAACGATCGGCGCCGACGCCGTCGGTTTTTCCACGGTCATGGAGTGTATCGCAGCCGTGCACGGCGGCATGCGCGTGCTGGGGCTTTCCACTATCACCAACACCTGCCGACCCGACGAACCGGCGCCCGCCCAACTGGAAGAGATCATTGCCGTGGCGCGGGATGCGGCCCCGCGACTGGCGGCCATCATCGCCGCTGTGATCGGCCGACTTTCCGAAGCCGATCCCGACGCCGGTCGATAG
- a CDS encoding NADH-quinone oxidoreductase subunit NuoE family protein produces the protein MNALGHPDHPDVTEEMWPQLDRSIQIHRSVPGSIITVLRECQDIVGYLPVELLDYIGRGMNLPSSEVYGVASFYALFSMTPKGRHTIKLCLGTACYVKGIKEVLTRVENHYKVKEGGTTEDRRFSLQGVRCLGACGLAPVMVVDHDTHGAISSDKVIDILEKYQ, from the coding sequence ATGAACGCGCTCGGACACCCTGATCACCCCGACGTGACAGAAGAGATGTGGCCCCAACTCGACCGATCGATCCAAATCCATCGATCCGTTCCCGGCTCGATCATCACGGTGCTCCGGGAATGTCAGGATATCGTGGGGTATTTACCCGTTGAACTGCTCGACTATATCGGCCGGGGGATGAACCTGCCCAGCAGCGAAGTCTATGGCGTGGCGTCGTTTTATGCCCTCTTTTCCATGACGCCCAAGGGCCGTCACACCATCAAGCTGTGCCTGGGAACGGCCTGCTATGTGAAGGGCATAAAAGAGGTCCTGACCCGCGTCGAAAACCACTACAAGGTCAAGGAGGGTGGGACGACCGAGGATCGGCGGTTCTCGCTGCAGGGGGTGCGTTGCCTGGGCGCATGTGGCCTGGCACCGGTCATGGTGGTGGACCACGACACCCACGGCGCTATAAGCTCGGATAAAGTCATCGATATTCTCGAAAAATACCAATAA
- the ade gene encoding adenine deaminase, translating into MDAMDIQRLLEAARGDRPVDLLIRNARWVNVFNGEIMETPIAVAGGYIVGWGDHAAERVLDLDGRYVSPGFIDAHVHIESAMVGPFGFAAAVVPHGTTSVVADPHEIANVLGTEGIAYMVDCGEQSLLNIYFALPSCVPATGMESSGAVLDASALKPWVSHPRIVALAEMMNFPGVIHGDTDVLAKIGQMHTAGKPVDGHSPGLSGAGLHAYLLPGIASDHECTSLAEAREKLDAGMHIMIREGTGARNLDALLPLITARTARRLMWCTDDRHPHDLLGEGGIDSMVRRAVKAGIDPVCAIQMATLNPAEYFRLDAVGAIAPGRRADLIVMENIEDPVVQQVYIGGRQVAVDGRMVVDSSGPAITPPPASMHVALDRLDFAVAARGRRVRAIETVPDQIVTRSAIAEARIVNGRALSDPSRDLLKIAVVERHHATGRTGVGFVRGFGLGRGALAATVAHDSHNIVAVGVEDGDLAAAARALVDMGGGLVAVDQGRVIASLPLPIAGLMSDQPADRVCAGLDELLAAARHLGSRLADPFMTLSFMALPVIPALKITDMGLVDVDRFKQVPLFVEDEV; encoded by the coding sequence ATGGATGCAATGGATATCCAACGCCTGCTGGAGGCGGCTCGCGGGGATCGGCCGGTGGACCTACTGATACGCAATGCCCGGTGGGTGAATGTGTTCAATGGCGAGATCATGGAGACACCCATAGCCGTTGCCGGAGGATACATCGTTGGCTGGGGGGATCACGCGGCCGAAAGGGTGCTCGATCTGGACGGGCGTTATGTGTCGCCGGGATTTATCGATGCCCACGTTCACATCGAAAGCGCCATGGTCGGGCCGTTCGGGTTTGCCGCCGCCGTGGTGCCCCATGGGACCACCAGCGTGGTGGCCGATCCCCATGAAATCGCCAATGTGCTGGGAACGGAAGGCATCGCCTATATGGTCGATTGCGGGGAACAGAGCCTGCTCAACATCTATTTTGCCTTGCCCTCGTGCGTGCCGGCCACCGGCATGGAGAGTTCGGGGGCGGTCCTGGATGCATCGGCCCTCAAGCCCTGGGTTTCCCATCCACGCATCGTGGCACTGGCCGAGATGATGAACTTTCCGGGGGTGATCCATGGCGATACCGATGTGCTGGCCAAGATCGGTCAGATGCACACGGCCGGCAAACCGGTGGACGGCCACAGCCCGGGGTTGAGCGGGGCCGGTCTGCACGCCTACCTGCTGCCCGGCATCGCCAGTGACCACGAGTGCACCTCCCTGGCGGAAGCCCGCGAAAAACTCGATGCCGGCATGCACATCATGATTCGGGAGGGCACCGGCGCCCGCAATCTCGATGCCCTTCTGCCGCTCATCACCGCGCGCACAGCACGCCGGTTGATGTGGTGCACCGACGACCGCCATCCCCACGACCTTCTCGGCGAAGGCGGCATCGACAGCATGGTGCGACGGGCGGTCAAGGCCGGCATCGATCCCGTGTGTGCCATCCAAATGGCCACCTTGAACCCGGCGGAATACTTTCGTCTGGATGCAGTGGGGGCCATTGCGCCGGGGCGCCGGGCCGACCTGATCGTCATGGAAAATATCGAGGATCCCGTGGTGCAGCAGGTTTACATCGGGGGACGGCAGGTGGCCGTTGACGGCCGCATGGTGGTCGACAGCAGCGGGCCGGCGATCACACCGCCTCCGGCATCCATGCATGTGGCCCTGGATCGTCTCGACTTTGCGGTGGCCGCCAGGGGGCGGCGGGTAAGGGCCATTGAGACGGTGCCCGATCAGATCGTCACGCGCAGCGCCATCGCCGAGGCCCGCATCGTGAACGGCCGGGCGTTGTCCGACCCGTCGCGCGATCTGCTGAAGATCGCCGTGGTCGAGCGCCATCACGCCACCGGGCGCACCGGGGTCGGATTCGTTCGCGGGTTCGGCCTGGGGCGCGGCGCCTTGGCCGCCACCGTGGCTCACGATTCCCACAACATCGTGGCGGTGGGCGTCGAAGACGGCGACCTGGCGGCGGCCGCGCGGGCGCTGGTCGACATGGGCGGCGGCCTGGTGGCCGTGGACCAGGGGCGCGTGATCGCCTCGCTGCCCCTTCCCATTGCCGGGCTGATGTCCGATCAGCCTGCGGACCGGGTATGCGCGGGACTCGACGAGCTTTTGGCCGCCGCGCGTCATCTGGGGTCGCGCCTGGCCGATCCGTTCATGACCCTCAGTTTCATGGCCCTGCCGGTGATCCCGGCGCTGAAGATCACCGATATGGGACTGGTGGACGTGGATCGGTTCAAACAGGTCCCCCTGTTCGTCGAGGATGAGGTATGA
- the ahbB gene encoding siroheme decarboxylase subunit beta has product MPVELTELEKKVIAWIQGDLPVVARPYAEIAAALGETEERLLEILRDLVDRGIIRRFGATLRHQKSGFQANAMAAWQVEEARIDTVGRIMAGFKAVSHCYRRDPTDQWPYNLYTMIHGKDEEECRRTARKMAAKADVHDYRLLFSRRELKKTSMQYFSDAASGESPIE; this is encoded by the coding sequence ATGCCCGTTGAACTGACAGAGCTGGAAAAAAAGGTGATTGCTTGGATTCAGGGGGATCTGCCCGTCGTGGCACGTCCCTATGCCGAAATTGCGGCGGCGCTGGGTGAAACGGAGGAACGGCTGCTCGAAATCCTGCGGGACCTGGTGGACAGGGGGATCATCCGCCGTTTCGGCGCCACCCTGCGCCATCAGAAATCGGGCTTCCAGGCCAACGCCATGGCGGCCTGGCAGGTCGAGGAGGCGCGCATCGACACCGTGGGGCGGATAATGGCCGGTTTCAAGGCCGTATCGCACTGCTACCGCCGTGACCCTACCGATCAGTGGCCCTACAATTTGTACACCATGATCCATGGCAAGGATGAAGAGGAGTGCCGGCGTACGGCCCGGAAGATGGCGGCCAAGGCCGATGTGCATGACTATCGGTTGCTTTTCAGCCGACGGGAATTGAAGAAGACCTCGATGCAATATTTTTCCGATGCCGCTTCCGGCGAGTCCCCCATCGAATAG
- a CDS encoding amidohydrolase: protein MHRDDNPLKPDLDLLIYNGTVICMDAGDTRIEAGAVAVTGDTITAVGPRGAFDPGGAKRCIDARGGLILPGLINTHTHAAMALFRGLADDLPLMTWLNDHIFPAEARLTREMVGIGTRLACAEMIRSGTTCFCDMYLYEEAVAEAARACGMRAVVGEVLYDFPSPNYGPIEKGFEYTVRMFERWAGDPLIRIAVEPHSPYLCAPALLEQADRLARDHHAPLVIHLSETRHEVDQIKAAYGTTPVAHLDRLGLLGPHVVACHAVVLTPEDIDLLTRHDVKVSHNPESNMKLASGIAPVPELLAAGVCVGLGTDGCASNNTLDLFTEMDMAAKLQKVRRLDPAVMDAATVLRMATTDAARVLGLGRLIGSLEVGKKADLIVVDTAKPHLTPMYDPVSHLVYAVRGSDVRHSVIDGRVVMEERALQTIEEAGLLADVRQQAAVIAR, encoded by the coding sequence ATGCATCGGGACGACAACCCCCTGAAGCCTGACCTGGATCTGCTGATCTATAACGGAACGGTGATCTGCATGGATGCGGGCGACACGCGCATCGAAGCAGGTGCCGTGGCTGTGACCGGGGATACCATCACGGCGGTCGGACCGCGCGGCGCGTTCGATCCCGGCGGGGCCAAACGATGCATCGATGCCCGGGGCGGTTTGATTCTGCCGGGATTGATCAACACCCATACCCATGCCGCCATGGCGCTTTTCAGGGGACTGGCCGATGACCTGCCCCTGATGACCTGGCTCAACGACCATATTTTCCCGGCCGAAGCGAGACTGACCCGGGAAATGGTCGGGATCGGCACCCGGCTGGCTTGTGCCGAGATGATCCGGTCGGGCACCACCTGTTTTTGCGACATGTACCTGTACGAGGAGGCCGTGGCCGAGGCGGCGCGCGCATGCGGGATGCGGGCGGTGGTCGGCGAGGTGCTCTATGACTTTCCCTCGCCGAACTACGGCCCCATCGAAAAAGGCTTCGAATATACGGTCCGTATGTTCGAACGCTGGGCCGGGGACCCGCTGATCCGCATCGCCGTCGAGCCCCATTCGCCTTATCTCTGTGCCCCGGCCCTGCTCGAGCAGGCCGACCGCCTGGCGCGGGATCACCATGCGCCGCTGGTGATCCATCTGTCCGAGACCCGCCACGAAGTGGATCAGATCAAGGCCGCCTATGGGACCACACCGGTGGCGCACCTCGATCGTTTAGGCCTGTTGGGTCCCCATGTGGTGGCGTGTCATGCCGTGGTCCTGACGCCGGAGGACATCGACTTGCTCACCCGACATGATGTGAAGGTATCGCATAACCCGGAGAGCAACATGAAGCTGGCCTCCGGTATCGCGCCGGTGCCCGAGCTCCTCGCGGCCGGGGTGTGCGTGGGGCTGGGGACCGACGGCTGCGCCAGCAACAACACCCTGGATCTCTTCACGGAAATGGATATGGCCGCCAAGCTGCAAAAGGTTCGGCGGTTGGACCCCGCCGTGATGGACGCCGCCACCGTGCTGCGCATGGCCACCACCGATGCGGCCAGGGTGCTTGGGTTGGGACGGTTGATCGGCAGCCTCGAGGTGGGCAAGAAGGCCGATCTGATCGTAGTGGATACGGCCAAACCCCATTTGACCCCCATGTATGACCCGGTTTCCCACCTGGTCTACGCCGTGCGGGGGAGCGATGTGCGTCACAGCGTGATCGACGGGAGGGTCGTGATGGAAGAAAGGGCGCTCCAGACCATCGAAGAGGCCGGGCTGCTGGCAGACGTCAGGCAACAGGCCGCCGTCATCGCGCGGTGA
- the mtnA gene encoding S-methyl-5-thioribose-1-phosphate isomerase, translated as MNVDGQPMRPIWLDADGTTIKVIDQRRLPHSLEILSISTVDQVVDAIREMVVRGAPLIGATGAYGVLVALLNSRNDADFLDMCRRVKDARPTAVNLAWAVERTVAVVMRGAARADRVALARQEATAIAEEEADRCRRIGEHGAALVENLSQAKGGRTVHILTHCNAGWLACVEWGTATAPIYVAHEKGVDLHVWVDETRPLNQGARLTAWELGKAGIRHTVIADNAGGHLMQHGLVDMVIVGTDRTTCTGDVANKIGTYLKALAARDNGVPFYVALPSSTFDWQLRDGIAQIPIEDRSADEVRYVQGLTPHGVGQVLVPPEASPAANPAFDVTPARLVTGFITERGVCAANEAAILALFPEKKQESSVA; from the coding sequence ATGAATGTGGATGGCCAACCGATGCGCCCCATATGGCTGGATGCCGATGGAACGACGATCAAGGTGATTGACCAGCGCCGGCTGCCCCACTCGCTGGAGATTCTCTCCATCTCCACCGTGGATCAGGTGGTCGACGCCATTCGCGAGATGGTGGTGCGCGGAGCGCCGTTGATCGGGGCCACCGGTGCCTACGGCGTGCTGGTCGCGCTGCTCAACTCCCGGAACGACGCCGATTTTCTCGACATGTGCCGCCGCGTCAAGGATGCCCGTCCGACCGCCGTCAATCTGGCCTGGGCCGTGGAGCGCACGGTGGCCGTCGTCATGAGAGGCGCTGCGCGGGCGGACCGAGTGGCGTTGGCACGGCAGGAGGCGACGGCCATCGCCGAGGAGGAGGCCGATCGCTGCCGCCGCATCGGAGAGCACGGGGCGGCGTTGGTCGAAAATCTCAGTCAGGCAAAAGGGGGGCGGACGGTCCACATCCTCACCCATTGCAACGCCGGGTGGCTGGCCTGTGTCGAGTGGGGCACGGCCACGGCGCCGATCTACGTGGCCCACGAGAAGGGAGTCGATCTGCATGTGTGGGTGGACGAAACCCGCCCCTTGAACCAGGGGGCGCGCCTGACCGCCTGGGAGCTGGGCAAGGCAGGGATTCGACATACCGTGATTGCCGACAATGCCGGCGGCCACCTCATGCAGCATGGCCTGGTGGACATGGTCATCGTGGGCACCGATCGCACCACCTGCACCGGCGATGTGGCCAACAAGATCGGGACCTACCTGAAGGCCCTGGCCGCCAGGGACAACGGCGTGCCCTTTTATGTGGCGCTGCCCTCCTCGACCTTCGACTGGCAGTTGCGCGACGGCATCGCCCAGATCCCCATCGAGGACCGGTCGGCGGACGAGGTGCGCTACGTGCAGGGATTGACCCCCCACGGGGTGGGGCAGGTTCTGGTGCCGCCCGAAGCGAGTCCGGCCGCCAATCCGGCTTTTGATGTGACACCGGCCCGGCTGGTGACCGGCTTTATCACCGAGCGGGGCGTTTGCGCGGCCAATGAAGCCGCCATACTGGCCTTGTTCCCCGAAAAAAAACAGGAGTCGTCCGTTGCTTAA
- a CDS encoding amidohydrolase family protein, with translation MRYDTILYNGTVITVDAAFDVYQRGAVAIADGRIRKVWQPQAGEPLPSAGETIDACGGIVMPGLVNLHTHLPMSLFRGLADDLPLQQWLNDYIFPAEAGHIDPVSVRLGARLSCAEMLLGGTTTCCDGYFLADDVAASVAAMGMRAVVGQGVIDFPAPGVPDPSRNIDVARDFARKWSGRSELVQPAIFCHAPYTCSDQTLIKAKETAESLGVLFQIHAAETRSELDQMQASRGCSVVSHLHGLGILNARTLLVHAIWVAARDIELIAACGAPIAHCPESNMKLGSGVAPVPDFLEAGITVGIGTDGCASNNDLDLWGEMDTLAKLHKVQRLDPTVMDAATVVRMATMGGAAALGLADDIGSIEPGKQADLIVIDVDQPHLAPIYHPASHLVYAVRAGDVRHVMVGGKWAVRERRLAGFDLDGLLAEGVRFAEKVKNIKV, from the coding sequence GTGAGATACGACACGATCCTATATAATGGTACCGTCATCACCGTGGATGCGGCCTTTGACGTCTACCAGCGCGGCGCAGTAGCCATCGCGGACGGCCGGATCCGGAAGGTGTGGCAGCCCCAGGCGGGCGAGCCGCTCCCATCGGCCGGCGAGACGATCGATGCCTGCGGCGGCATCGTAATGCCCGGCCTCGTCAACCTGCACACCCATCTGCCCATGTCCCTGTTCCGCGGGCTGGCCGATGATCTGCCGCTCCAGCAGTGGCTCAACGACTACATTTTCCCGGCCGAAGCCGGCCACATCGATCCGGTCTCGGTCCGGTTGGGCGCACGGCTCTCCTGCGCCGAGATGCTGCTGGGCGGAACGACGACCTGCTGCGACGGCTACTTTCTCGCCGATGACGTCGCCGCGTCCGTGGCCGCCATGGGGATGCGGGCCGTGGTCGGGCAGGGTGTCATCGATTTTCCGGCACCCGGCGTTCCCGATCCGTCGCGCAACATCGACGTGGCCAGGGATTTCGCTCGAAAGTGGTCCGGCCGATCGGAATTGGTGCAGCCGGCCATCTTTTGCCACGCCCCGTATACCTGTTCGGACCAGACCCTGATCAAAGCCAAGGAGACGGCCGAGTCGCTGGGGGTGCTCTTTCAGATCCATGCCGCCGAAACCCGCAGTGAATTGGATCAGATGCAGGCATCCCGGGGCTGCAGCGTGGTGTCCCATCTCCACGGCCTGGGCATTTTGAATGCCAGGACCCTACTGGTCCATGCCATCTGGGTGGCTGCGCGTGACATCGAACTGATCGCGGCCTGCGGGGCACCCATCGCCCATTGCCCGGAAAGCAACATGAAATTGGGGTCGGGCGTGGCGCCGGTTCCCGATTTCCTCGAGGCCGGCATCACCGTGGGCATCGGCACCGACGGGTGCGCCAGCAACAATGACCTGGACCTGTGGGGAGAGATGGATACCCTGGCCAAGCTGCACAAGGTGCAGCGGCTCGATCCCACGGTCATGGACGCGGCCACGGTGGTGCGCATGGCCACCATGGGTGGGGCCGCAGCGCTGGGCCTGGCCGATGACATCGGCTCCATCGAGCCCGGAAAACAGGCGGACCTTATCGTCATCGACGTCGATCAGCCGCATCTCGCCCCCATCTATCATCCGGCCTCGCACCTGGTGTATGCGGTTCGGGCGGGCGACGTGCGCCACGTGATGGTCGGCGGGAAGTGGGCGGTCCGGGAGCGGCGCTTGGCTGGCTTCGATCTGGACGGGCTGCTGGCGGAAGGGGTCCGATTTGCGGAAAAGGTAAAAAATATTAAAGTATGA